The following are encoded in a window of Tessaracoccus flavescens genomic DNA:
- a CDS encoding sugar ABC transporter substrate-binding protein, with product MKDVWNKYSADAFEFAATKVDTPVEVINLDAENSLEKSVSLMQELIAKDVDGISIFPISPEQAATLGKMAKDAGIPVTFENTVPDLAEDQYISVIAAEYDLIGETAMDYIAETYPDAKVLYVAGAKGGGVYETYQKGIDRAMEKLGDKITIVDTVHGDWETELAMNVTADAINAGTDFDVVFANNEQMGKGVKNALDEAGKSDIPIVATGGGPDGLKMIEDGDITATISAPVSLQGLTTFKNLYQSVVKGQTPEKFTPLPLIAVDKSNIADAVSWERATPRSSSSAGSNSRTRGARLARAPFL from the coding sequence ATGAAGGACGTCTGGAACAAGTACAGCGCCGACGCCTTCGAGTTCGCCGCCACCAAGGTCGACACACCCGTCGAGGTGATCAACCTTGACGCCGAGAACAGCCTCGAGAAGTCGGTCTCGCTGATGCAGGAACTCATCGCAAAGGACGTCGACGGCATCTCGATCTTTCCCATCTCACCCGAGCAGGCGGCGACGCTCGGCAAGATGGCGAAGGACGCGGGCATCCCCGTCACCTTCGAAAACACCGTGCCCGATCTGGCGGAGGACCAGTACATCTCGGTGATCGCCGCCGAGTACGACCTGATCGGCGAGACCGCGATGGACTACATCGCCGAGACCTACCCGGACGCGAAGGTCCTCTACGTCGCAGGCGCCAAGGGCGGCGGCGTGTACGAGACGTATCAGAAGGGGATCGACCGCGCGATGGAGAAGCTCGGAGACAAGATCACGATCGTCGACACGGTGCACGGCGACTGGGAGACCGAACTCGCCATGAACGTCACCGCGGACGCGATCAACGCAGGAACCGATTTCGACGTCGTCTTCGCCAACAACGAGCAGATGGGCAAGGGCGTCAAGAACGCTCTTGACGAGGCGGGCAAGTCCGACATCCCGATCGTCGCAACGGGCGGAGGCCCCGACGGGCTCAAGATGATCGAGGACGGCGACATCACCGCCACGATCTCCGCGCCCGTCTCACTCCAGGGCCTGACCACGTTCAAGAATCTCTATCAGAGCGTCGTGAAGGGCCAGACCCCGGAGAAGTTCACCCCGCTTCCGCTGATCGCCGTGGACAAGAGCAACATCGCCGACGCCGTCAGCTGGGAGCGAGCGACGCCGCGGTCGAGTTCATCGGCGGGATCGAATAGCCGAACACGAGGGGCGCGCCTCGCGCGCGCCCCTTTCCTGTAG
- a CDS encoding sugar phosphate isomerase/epimerase family protein has translation MKNPLCLNSNTYHGYSLEEAVAGARAAGIGNIEIAAVRGYTEHARHEMSDAEIDELTSLLAEHGVVAIGMCGHTNILTDEGRADFVRNLDLAARLGVRYVVTSTGETHDDATVIEDDAELVGILRELAEAAHDRGLTLTIETHGNNYGSGALVAQLLDKVDHPAIAMTYDTANVIFYGGVGPYEDLRENAGHVASLHLKDKAGEQTEWNFPAVGTGDIDFDATFAALADTGCEAPLSIEIEFTPAGPESVEAVHSALALSAENARQLLARH, from the coding sequence ATGAAGAACCCCCTCTGCCTCAACAGCAACACCTACCACGGCTACTCGCTCGAAGAAGCCGTCGCGGGCGCAAGGGCCGCCGGCATCGGGAACATCGAGATCGCCGCCGTGCGTGGCTACACCGAACACGCGCGCCACGAGATGTCCGATGCCGAGATCGACGAGTTGACGTCGCTCTTGGCCGAGCACGGAGTCGTCGCCATCGGCATGTGCGGCCACACCAACATCCTCACCGACGAGGGACGCGCGGACTTCGTCCGCAATCTCGACCTCGCCGCACGCCTGGGCGTCCGGTACGTCGTCACCAGCACTGGCGAGACCCACGATGACGCCACCGTGATCGAGGACGACGCGGAACTCGTCGGCATTCTCCGGGAGCTGGCGGAAGCGGCGCACGATCGCGGCCTGACGCTCACCATCGAGACCCACGGCAACAACTACGGCAGCGGAGCGCTCGTGGCCCAGCTGCTCGACAAGGTCGACCACCCGGCGATCGCCATGACCTACGACACCGCCAACGTGATCTTCTACGGCGGAGTGGGTCCCTACGAGGACCTGCGCGAGAACGCGGGCCACGTCGCGTCCCTGCACCTCAAGGACAAGGCAGGCGAGCAGACGGAGTGGAACTTCCCCGCCGTCGGTACCGGTGACATCGACTTCGACGCCACCTTCGCGGCCCTTGCCGACACCGGATGCGAGGCGCCGCTGAGCATCGAGATCGAGTTCACCCCCGCTGGCCCGGAGAGCGTGGAGGCCGTGCACTCGGCCCTGGCTCTCTCCGCCGAGAACGCCCGCCAGCTGTTGGCGCGGCACTGA
- a CDS encoding IS110 family transposase, with translation MDQHRFDVFVGLDVGKEHHHATALNAGGKRLHDKALPQDETALREVFAKLTAHGLVLVIVDQPATIGALPVTVARAMGIEVAYLPGLAMRSIADLHPGNAKTDARDAYIIAEAGRTMPHALRRVGGDDDLIADLAVIVGFDDDLAGEVNRVSNRIRGLLTQIHPALERAIGGNISHPAVLALLAKYCGPTGLADAGRRRLTTTAKALAPRMHERLVEAIVKALTEQTVTVPGTRAAELVLPQLAAQLQGLLTQRAEAAKQVEEALDAHPLSQLLMSMPGVGIRTAARLLLDVGDGSAFPTAGHLAAYAGLAPVTRRSGSSIRGEHPSRGGNKHLKRALFLSAFAALHDPDSRAYYDRKRAAGKKHNAALVCLARRRVDVLHAMLRNGTYYQPRTPAAA, from the coding sequence ATGGACCAACACCGCTTCGACGTGTTCGTCGGCCTCGACGTCGGCAAAGAACACCACCACGCCACCGCCCTCAACGCTGGCGGGAAACGACTGCATGACAAGGCCCTGCCCCAGGATGAGACTGCTCTACGTGAGGTGTTCGCCAAGCTCACCGCCCATGGGTTGGTGTTGGTGATCGTGGACCAGCCCGCCACGATCGGCGCCCTGCCGGTCACGGTGGCTCGCGCGATGGGTATCGAGGTCGCCTACCTACCGGGACTGGCGATGCGCAGCATCGCCGATCTCCACCCGGGCAACGCGAAGACCGACGCCCGCGACGCCTACATCATCGCCGAGGCCGGCCGCACCATGCCCCACGCGCTGCGCCGAGTCGGCGGCGACGACGACCTGATCGCCGACCTCGCCGTGATCGTCGGGTTCGACGACGACCTCGCAGGCGAAGTCAACCGCGTCTCCAACCGGATCCGCGGCCTCCTGACCCAGATCCACCCCGCGCTCGAACGCGCCATCGGCGGCAACATCAGCCACCCCGCAGTGCTGGCCCTACTGGCCAAGTACTGCGGCCCCACCGGACTCGCCGACGCCGGTAGGCGCCGTCTCACCACCACCGCCAAAGCGCTGGCGCCACGCATGCACGAGCGCCTTGTCGAGGCCATCGTGAAGGCCCTGACAGAGCAAACCGTGACCGTCCCCGGCACCCGGGCAGCCGAGCTGGTCTTGCCCCAGCTCGCAGCCCAACTCCAGGGCCTGCTCACGCAGCGCGCTGAGGCCGCCAAACAAGTCGAGGAGGCCCTCGACGCGCACCCTCTTTCCCAGCTCCTGATGTCAATGCCTGGAGTCGGCATCAGGACCGCAGCCAGACTCCTCCTCGACGTCGGTGACGGCTCCGCGTTCCCCACCGCAGGCCATCTCGCGGCCTACGCTGGCTTGGCCCCGGTCACCCGGCGATCCGGATCCAGCATCCGCGGAGAGCATCCCTCACGCGGCGGGAACAAACACCTCAAACGAGCACTGTTCCTCTCGGCCTTCGCAGCCCTCCACGATCCTGATTCACGCGCCTACTACGACCGCAAACGCGCCGCTGGGAAGAAACACAACGCCGCCCTCGTCTGCCTCGCCCGACGACGCGTCGACGTCCTTCACGCCATGCTCCGCAACGGCACCTACTACCAACCAAGAACACCAGCCGCCGCTTGA
- a CDS encoding sugar phosphate isomerase/epimerase family protein has product MNGPRKGINYWSFREGTSADEAVRLAAQAGYEGLEFCLAEEGAVSLTSTGRELTRIRDLARDAGIGLPSLASWLVWENNLVSDDARTRGRAMEIIRRQIDVANALGAQTVLVVPGYVGVDFVSPSEVVAYDAAYGRALESIASLADHAADAGVQIGVDNVWNKFLLSPLEMRSFLDEIGHPHVGAYFDIGNALLTGYPEQWIRILGNRIRAVHVKDYRRSPGGFDSFVDLLSGDVDFPAVNRALSEIGYDGYISAEMMPPYRFHSDQLIYNTSAAMDRIFGWSSATRTQERLT; this is encoded by the coding sequence ATGAACGGGCCGCGCAAGGGGATCAACTACTGGTCATTCCGCGAGGGGACCTCGGCGGACGAGGCGGTCCGGCTCGCAGCCCAGGCAGGCTACGAAGGCCTCGAGTTCTGCCTCGCAGAGGAGGGCGCGGTCTCACTGACCAGCACCGGGCGGGAGCTCACACGAATCCGCGACCTGGCCCGGGACGCGGGCATCGGGCTTCCCTCGCTCGCCTCGTGGCTCGTGTGGGAGAACAACCTGGTCAGCGATGACGCGCGGACGCGCGGCCGTGCGATGGAGATCATCCGCAGGCAGATCGATGTGGCCAATGCCCTCGGAGCACAGACGGTCCTTGTCGTCCCCGGTTACGTGGGTGTCGATTTCGTCTCGCCGTCGGAGGTGGTCGCTTATGACGCGGCCTACGGCCGTGCCCTGGAGTCCATCGCCTCCCTCGCGGATCACGCGGCCGACGCCGGTGTGCAGATCGGCGTCGACAACGTATGGAACAAGTTCCTGCTCTCCCCGCTGGAGATGCGCTCCTTCCTGGACGAGATCGGGCACCCGCACGTCGGGGCCTACTTCGACATCGGCAATGCGCTCCTGACCGGCTATCCGGAACAGTGGATCCGCATCCTCGGTAACAGGATCCGTGCCGTCCACGTGAAGGACTACCGGCGATCCCCCGGGGGCTTCGATAGCTTCGTCGACCTCCTCTCCGGCGACGTCGACTTCCCGGCCGTCAACCGGGCCCTCAGCGAGATCGGCTACGACGGGTACATCAGCGCAGAGATGATGCCGCCCTACCGTTTCCACTCCGACCAGCTCATCTACAACACCTCAGCGGCCATGGACCGCATCTTCGGATGGTCGTCGGCGACCAGGACTCAGGAGAGACTCACATGA
- a CDS encoding PIG-L deacetylase family protein: MKVLAIGAHPDDLEILCGGTLARYAREGAEVTMCSVANGNRGSFMHSREEIAAIRAREAAASAELLGARYVTLGVGDTELNAADETQRLAVTELIRSVDPDVVITHYNQDYMPDHNEVSNLVEAAIFFATVPLYETDSAPTAAVAPLYFMDTLGGVGFVPTEYVDISDVHQTKLDALGCHESQVGWLLEHDGTDTLGNTRISDLYRGNQCGVKAAEGFRQSLRYLRLRTSRLLP; the protein is encoded by the coding sequence ATGAAGGTTCTGGCCATCGGTGCACATCCGGACGACCTCGAGATCCTGTGCGGGGGAACTCTGGCCCGCTATGCGCGGGAAGGGGCGGAGGTGACCATGTGCTCCGTGGCCAACGGCAACCGCGGCTCGTTCATGCACAGCCGGGAGGAGATCGCAGCGATCAGGGCCCGCGAGGCGGCGGCGTCGGCCGAGCTGCTCGGCGCGCGGTACGTCACGCTCGGCGTGGGGGACACCGAGCTCAACGCGGCCGATGAGACCCAGCGCCTCGCCGTCACCGAACTGATCCGCAGCGTGGACCCGGACGTGGTGATCACGCACTACAACCAGGACTACATGCCCGACCACAACGAGGTCTCCAACCTGGTGGAGGCCGCGATCTTCTTTGCAACGGTGCCCTTGTACGAGACGGACTCGGCGCCCACCGCGGCCGTCGCTCCCCTGTACTTCATGGACACCCTCGGAGGCGTGGGATTCGTCCCGACGGAGTACGTCGACATCTCCGACGTGCACCAGACGAAGCTCGATGCGCTCGGGTGCCACGAGAGTCAGGTCGGATGGCTTTTGGAGCACGACGGTACCGACACCCTCGGCAACACGCGGATCTCGGATCTGTACCGGGGCAACCAGTGCGGGGTGAAGGCTGCAGAGGGGTTCAGGCAGAGTCTGCGGTACCTGCGACTGCGGACGTCGCGGCTGCTGCCCTGA
- a CDS encoding sugar ABC transporter ATP-binding protein — MSDQPRLAIRGISKHFDGVHALRDVTFDVYPGEVLSVCGENGAGKSTLMKILSGGYQPDAGSIIVEGEEHRGLDPVHAQSAGINIIHQENLLVPTMSVLENMFVGREPVRAGMFVDYKQIQRRLVEESRFLGIELDPRELVERLSVSEQQFVKILKALVLKPRVLIMDEPTSMFNVEDAERVLRMVRRIAEAGISVIYISHFLGEVQRIADRIVVLRDGTVISVRDNADRDVDLGDVTRDMVGRPVDMFYKKAAHPVGEVVLEVDALCVTPDSPPVSLDVRRGEILGVAGMVGSGRTEIVRAIAGADRPASGTIRMHGETIRVRSPRDAIGAGIAHITEDRQRLGLALGLSVLENSTAVGLEKVTSGWFMRIGATASRVRPLLEKLRTKMASLHQEVRFLSGGNQQKVVLAKWLLVDSSVFIFDEPTRGIDVNAKAEFYGAMTDLCQQGKSIIMVSSDMPELVSMSDRVLVIRGGAVAAVLNKDEVSEEAIITHALEGR, encoded by the coding sequence ATGAGCGATCAGCCCCGACTGGCGATCCGCGGGATCAGCAAACACTTCGACGGCGTCCACGCCCTACGCGACGTCACCTTCGACGTGTACCCCGGCGAGGTCCTGAGCGTCTGCGGCGAGAACGGGGCCGGAAAGTCGACCCTCATGAAGATCCTCTCCGGGGGCTACCAGCCTGACGCGGGGAGCATCATCGTCGAGGGCGAGGAACACCGCGGACTCGACCCTGTGCACGCGCAGTCGGCCGGGATCAACATCATCCATCAGGAGAACCTCCTGGTACCGACCATGAGTGTGCTGGAGAACATGTTCGTCGGTCGCGAGCCGGTCAGAGCGGGCATGTTCGTCGACTACAAGCAGATACAGCGCAGGCTCGTCGAGGAGTCGCGTTTCCTCGGCATCGAGCTCGACCCGAGGGAACTCGTCGAGCGCTTGTCCGTGTCCGAGCAGCAGTTCGTGAAGATCCTCAAGGCGCTCGTGCTCAAGCCACGGGTGCTGATCATGGACGAACCGACCTCGATGTTCAACGTAGAAGATGCCGAGCGGGTTCTGCGGATGGTGCGGCGGATCGCCGAGGCAGGCATCAGCGTCATCTACATCTCGCACTTCCTCGGGGAGGTGCAGCGCATCGCAGACCGCATCGTCGTCCTGCGCGACGGCACGGTGATCAGCGTGAGGGACAACGCCGATCGGGACGTGGATCTTGGCGACGTCACCCGCGACATGGTCGGCCGTCCGGTCGACATGTTCTACAAGAAGGCCGCGCACCCCGTCGGAGAGGTGGTGCTGGAGGTGGACGCACTGTGCGTCACGCCGGACTCCCCTCCCGTGAGCCTCGACGTGCGCCGCGGAGAGATCCTGGGCGTGGCGGGCATGGTCGGCTCGGGACGCACGGAGATCGTGAGGGCCATCGCAGGCGCGGACCGACCGGCGAGCGGCACCATCCGCATGCACGGGGAGACGATCAGAGTCCGCTCTCCGAGGGACGCCATCGGCGCGGGCATCGCCCACATCACGGAAGACCGGCAGCGGCTCGGGCTGGCACTCGGATTGAGTGTGCTCGAGAACTCGACGGCGGTCGGCCTCGAGAAGGTGACATCCGGGTGGTTCATGCGGATCGGTGCGACGGCGTCACGGGTGCGACCGCTCCTCGAGAAGTTGCGCACGAAGATGGCGAGCCTCCATCAGGAGGTGCGCTTCCTCAGCGGCGGGAACCAGCAGAAGGTGGTCCTCGCCAAATGGCTCCTCGTCGACTCGTCGGTGTTCATCTTCGACGAACCGACACGGGGTATCGACGTCAACGCGAAGGCCGAGTTCTACGGCGCAATGACCGACCTGTGCCAGCAGGGTAAGTCGATCATCATGGTGAGTTCTGACATGCCCGAACTCGTCTCCATGAGTGACCGCGTTCTGGTGATCCGCGGCGGAGCCGTCGCGGCGGTACTCAACAAGGATGAGGTCTCCGAGGAGGCCATCATCACCCACGCCCTGGAGGGACGATGA
- a CDS encoding ROK family protein: protein MASRIDHLLERGYLSETGTAKAGRRPRALTVNAEWGIVIAAHLGSRHTRVCIVDMEGRVLTVEEYEVAASDDIDATLDWLHERFEDSLKALPGSRPPLKGIGLSIPAPVDSRTGKLVGPTLLHSWNQVAMAPLLESWYGVPVIIDNDGTLMALGEHRTARSSSRSLLYLKLGAAFGCGIVTNGEVHRGHTGGAGEIGHMPVVTSFTRTCLCGRDDCLEACLGGTAIIEHLRERGHTVATTAGLVELVAGADPDALELCRAAGTAIGASVAVLVDFLNPETVVLGGRLSLIEPLTQNLRAALYARALPLSISELAIDTTITAENASCLGAAWTIIDHLFSVGSVNADVLG, encoded by the coding sequence GTGGCATCGAGGATCGACCACCTCCTCGAGCGCGGATACCTGAGTGAGACGGGCACCGCGAAGGCCGGGCGTCGCCCGCGGGCCCTGACGGTGAACGCCGAGTGGGGCATCGTGATCGCCGCGCACCTCGGATCTCGCCACACCCGCGTCTGCATCGTCGACATGGAGGGCCGGGTCCTGACCGTCGAGGAGTACGAGGTGGCGGCCTCGGACGACATCGACGCCACCCTCGACTGGCTGCATGAGCGTTTCGAGGACTCCCTCAAGGCCCTTCCCGGAAGTCGGCCGCCCCTGAAGGGCATCGGGCTCTCGATTCCGGCCCCCGTCGACTCGCGCACCGGCAAGCTGGTCGGCCCGACGCTGCTGCATTCCTGGAATCAGGTGGCTATGGCCCCGCTCCTCGAGAGCTGGTACGGCGTTCCCGTCATCATCGACAACGACGGCACGCTGATGGCCCTCGGCGAGCATCGCACGGCGCGCTCGTCGAGTCGCAGCCTCCTGTACCTGAAGCTCGGAGCCGCGTTCGGGTGCGGCATCGTCACGAACGGCGAGGTCCACCGAGGCCACACCGGCGGTGCGGGAGAGATCGGCCACATGCCGGTCGTGACCAGTTTCACGCGAACCTGCCTCTGCGGCCGCGACGACTGCCTCGAAGCATGTCTCGGCGGCACAGCGATCATCGAGCACCTGCGCGAACGGGGGCACACCGTGGCGACGACCGCAGGCCTCGTCGAGCTCGTGGCGGGCGCCGATCCGGATGCCCTCGAGCTCTGTCGGGCGGCAGGCACGGCCATCGGCGCCTCGGTCGCCGTGCTCGTGGACTTCCTCAACCCCGAGACGGTCGTCCTCGGCGGACGCCTGTCACTGATCGAACCGCTGACACAGAACCTGAGGGCCGCGCTCTATGCACGAGCTCTGCCGCTGAGCATCAGCGAGCTGGCCATCGACACGACGATCACCGCTGAGAACGCATCGTGCCTCGGGGCGGCCTGGACCATCATCGACCATCTCTTCTCCGTCGGATCCGTGAACGCGGACGTACTCGGCTGA
- a CDS encoding ABC transporter permease, whose product MTTTTTPTQPVSDRARSLLRSQNLKLIGVLALIAIVITIVNPKFMKITNIVSIFQQVSVLGILTMAMALALISGGIDLSIGMIMALAGVIISTVIEAGAPVWLAVLIGVGVATLCGLVNGLIISLTRTMPLIITLGMSGVYFGLALVISGGQFMGFNGAFDLIGRTRIAGIFPATLIFLFVVVILMYVLLNHTRFGRRVVAIGGNEENAYLSGIRVTRYKTLVYTIGGLLAGVASIVLVSRLDSIVATVGTGYELSALTAAVIGGVTFEGGRGSVGGAFIGVILMGVISNAMTVLSVNSYLQTAITGAIIVVAVVLSNLGKMRRT is encoded by the coding sequence ATGACCACGACAACGACACCGACGCAGCCTGTCAGCGACAGGGCGCGCAGCCTGCTTCGGTCTCAGAACCTCAAACTGATCGGGGTGCTCGCCCTCATCGCCATCGTGATCACGATCGTGAACCCGAAGTTCATGAAGATCACCAACATCGTGTCGATCTTCCAGCAGGTCTCCGTGCTCGGCATCCTCACCATGGCGATGGCCCTCGCGCTGATCTCAGGAGGCATCGATCTGTCCATCGGCATGATCATGGCGCTGGCGGGCGTGATCATCTCGACCGTGATCGAGGCAGGCGCACCGGTGTGGCTCGCCGTGCTGATCGGGGTGGGCGTTGCGACGCTGTGCGGGCTCGTCAACGGGCTGATCATCAGCCTCACCCGCACCATGCCACTGATCATCACACTCGGCATGTCGGGCGTGTACTTCGGGCTGGCCCTCGTCATCTCCGGCGGCCAGTTCATGGGCTTCAACGGGGCGTTCGACCTCATCGGACGTACCCGCATCGCAGGCATCTTCCCCGCGACCCTGATCTTCCTCTTCGTCGTCGTCATCCTCATGTACGTCCTCCTGAACCACACACGGTTCGGGCGACGTGTCGTGGCGATCGGCGGCAACGAGGAGAACGCCTATCTCTCCGGAATCCGGGTGACCAGGTACAAGACCCTCGTCTACACCATCGGCGGGTTGCTTGCGGGTGTGGCCTCGATCGTGCTCGTCTCGCGTCTCGATTCCATCGTGGCGACGGTCGGGACGGGCTACGAACTGTCCGCGCTCACGGCGGCGGTGATCGGCGGCGTCACCTTCGAGGGAGGCCGAGGGTCCGTCGGAGGGGCCTTCATCGGCGTGATCCTGATGGGTGTGATCTCCAATGCCATGACCGTGCTCTCGGTGAACTCCTACCTGCAGACGGCCATCACCGGCGCCATCATCGTGGTCGCCGTCGTGCTCAGCAATCTCGGGAAGATGAGGCGCACATGA
- a CDS encoding EamA family transporter: MNSRSVGDRAPGGIRINPVVLVLIAIASVQFGAALAKGIFEQASPLTLAFLRVLIATAIFLLIARPRMTGRSARDWLVVTAYGLCLTGMNAAIYFSFARIPIGVAVTLEFIGPLALAVIGSRRLVDLIWVALAATGVVLLGALPSDIDLVGALLALLAGAMWASYIALAGPVGRRWDGMSGLTMGSLIGCLALAGPALVLSDGAFGQPKVWAVMALVALLSTVIPYGLELQARRTIKAPTFGILMSLEPAAAAIFAWIVLGELLGAVEWSAMACVIIASVGAILTAHRRRPLGQPAVETDPRPPA, translated from the coding sequence ATGAACAGCCGATCGGTCGGTGATCGAGCCCCCGGCGGCATCCGCATCAACCCCGTGGTGCTCGTGCTGATCGCGATCGCATCGGTGCAGTTCGGGGCCGCACTGGCCAAGGGCATCTTCGAGCAGGCCTCGCCCCTGACGCTCGCCTTCCTGAGGGTGCTCATCGCGACCGCCATCTTCCTGCTCATCGCCAGGCCGCGGATGACCGGGCGTTCCGCGCGCGACTGGCTCGTCGTCACCGCCTACGGCCTCTGCCTCACCGGCATGAACGCGGCGATCTACTTCAGCTTCGCGCGGATCCCCATCGGGGTCGCCGTGACGCTCGAGTTCATCGGGCCACTCGCCCTGGCCGTCATCGGCTCGAGGCGGCTCGTCGACCTGATCTGGGTCGCGCTGGCGGCGACCGGAGTCGTCCTGCTCGGCGCCCTGCCGAGCGACATCGACCTCGTGGGCGCGCTTCTCGCACTGCTCGCCGGCGCCATGTGGGCCTCCTACATCGCCCTGGCTGGGCCGGTCGGCCGCCGGTGGGACGGAATGTCCGGGCTGACGATGGGCAGCCTGATCGGATGCCTCGCGTTGGCCGGGCCCGCGCTCGTCCTTTCCGACGGCGCCTTCGGCCAGCCGAAGGTGTGGGCGGTCATGGCGCTGGTCGCGCTGCTCAGCACCGTCATTCCCTACGGCCTCGAGTTGCAGGCGAGACGCACGATCAAGGCCCCGACGTTCGGGATCCTGATGAGCCTCGAGCCGGCTGCGGCGGCCATCTTCGCCTGGATCGTGCTCGGCGAACTCCTCGGCGCGGTCGAGTGGTCAGCCATGGCCTGTGTCATCATCGCCTCGGTCGGGGCGATCCTGACTGCCC
- a CDS encoding Gfo/Idh/MocA family protein, with protein sequence MTGIAIIGQGYMGQTHAAAYTAAGRGADIRYVYTPRPAPPFQAAPDAELVTDLGVILDDPSVSVVSVCTPTTTHREIAVPLLEAGKNVLLEKPIALSLEDALAIKEAADAAPGVLMVAQVVRFFEGHRVLRSDVASGRLGRILSARARRLINRPDWAKWWHDESQSGGAIVDLAVHDFDQMNLYLGRPVAVTSTAVTSYGPFETTIEYADGGIGQVLSHADLPPGAPFIAGISLIGEAGIADYELSAASPTDQGEGAYPGLDGYRLAGADGGYSVDVTGDDPYARQAAYFLSCAESGTQASESSIGAAVRALEVALAARDSLRGGGRIEIDSLVTDAEAAGADR encoded by the coding sequence ATGACAGGCATCGCGATCATCGGACAGGGCTACATGGGGCAGACCCACGCGGCCGCCTACACCGCTGCGGGCAGGGGCGCGGACATCCGTTACGTGTACACCCCTCGCCCTGCTCCCCCGTTCCAGGCGGCCCCGGATGCCGAGCTGGTCACCGATCTCGGCGTCATCCTCGACGATCCTTCGGTGTCGGTGGTGTCGGTGTGCACACCCACCACGACGCACCGCGAGATCGCGGTCCCGCTCCTCGAGGCAGGAAAGAACGTCCTGCTCGAGAAGCCGATCGCGCTGTCGCTCGAGGACGCGCTCGCCATCAAGGAGGCGGCCGACGCCGCACCGGGCGTCCTCATGGTGGCGCAGGTCGTCCGGTTCTTCGAAGGGCATCGCGTCCTGCGCTCGGACGTGGCCTCCGGACGTCTGGGCAGGATCCTTTCTGCTCGGGCCCGGCGGCTGATCAACCGTCCCGACTGGGCGAAGTGGTGGCACGACGAGTCCCAGTCGGGTGGCGCGATCGTCGACCTGGCGGTCCATGACTTCGACCAGATGAACCTCTATCTTGGCCGGCCGGTCGCCGTCACCTCGACCGCCGTGACCTCCTACGGGCCGTTCGAGACGACCATCGAGTACGCCGATGGCGGGATCGGCCAGGTGCTCAGCCACGCCGACCTTCCTCCAGGCGCCCCCTTCATTGCGGGGATCAGCCTCATCGGCGAGGCCGGGATCGCCGACTACGAGCTGTCGGCGGCGTCCCCCACGGACCAGGGCGAGGGCGCCTACCCGGGGTTGGACGGATACCGGCTCGCGGGCGCTGACGGTGGGTACTCCGTCGACGTCACTGGAGACGATCCGTACGCACGCCAGGCGGCCTACTTCCTCAGCTGTGCCGAGTCGGGCACGCAGGCGTCCGAGAGTAGTATTGGGGCGGCTGTGCGCGCGCTCGAGGTCGCACTCGCCGCGCGTGATTCGCTCCGCGGCGGCGGGCGGATCGAGATTGACAGCCTGGTGACGGATGCCGAGGCAGCCGGAGCCGATCGCTAG